The DNA region GTCGCATTCATCAATTAATCTCTCACGGTCTTTTTCCAGTCTCTCAAAACACTCTTCCAGTGTTTTCGGTTCTTCTCCTATATACATTTCAATTTCTCCTCATAATCCGTCAGTCTTCCGGCCATATTCCTTTCATATTCATAAGTAAATCTTCTATAGAATCAGCAAGTTTAACTGAATGCCTGTCTCCAACTTCAACTGCTGTAACTTCACATGTCTCATTATTGACATGAACAAGATAGCTGTCTATTCCATCTATGTTACAGTATGTACCTATTAAGAAAAATACTTTATTTCTTATATAATGAGTTTCTCCATCAGCAATTGAGCCCTTTACACATTTTGCAAGATCCGTGCTTGGCAAAATAGAATCCAATGCAAAGCAAACAACACCTTCATAACTCATAATTTTAGCCTCAAGACGGCGAAAATAATAAGTATTGAAATATTGCTTTATCTGAGGATGAATTTTAAAACCAAGTTCTTCCTCAACATTTTCAAAAGAAAATACTTTCTCCTGAAGCTGTGGTCTCCATACCGCATAGCCTTCATCATCACGTGTTTCAGTTAAAATCAGTTCATCCGATACATTTCCTTTTGTATAAGGGATTCTCGGAAGTTTCCCCCAAAAGTTCATACTATTCCTATCCATTTCCTCAAAAAACGTCTCAAATGCTTCTTTCATGCTCATAATTAATCTTTCCCCTTTTAATTATTTTTCTCTCCATATTTCTTTCATATTAACTTCCGATTTTGCATGACGTTCATCGTCAGATAATATTCCAATTATAACATGCTTTAATACTGTTTTCAATCAAAAAGAATAAGAAAAAAAGCAGCGCTGACCGGACGCAGCTAAGCTACTGTCTGAATCAGCGCTGTTTTATTAGAATTATCCTTTATTATTTCCTGTTTTCCAGCTCCGGATGTATGTCTTCGATATACTTTTCAATCAATTCTGTAAGGAAAGAAGCGAGTCTGTCAAAATCATTACCGCCTTCATCCTTCTTTGCTATAAGATATACTGCATTCCTCTTCATTTGTAAATCTGTATCAGTTCCACCTGCTCGCCAAGAGGTCCGAAGCAGAACGCTACCCTTGCATTGAACGGAACAGAAATATCCTTTGATGATATGAAAACTTCATATCCGGCTGAACGTACTTTTGAAATTGTTGAGTCAACGTTATCGGTTTCAAGAGCAACATGTCGGATTATTCCGTATTCC from Ruminococcus sp. HUN007 includes:
- a CDS encoding SecY-interacting protein Syd: MSMKEAFETFFEEMDRNSMNFWGKLPRIPYTKGNVSDELILTETRDDEGYAVWRPQLQEKVFSFENVEEELGFKIHPQIKQYFNTYYFRRLEAKIMSYEGVVCFALDSILPSTDLAKCVKGSIADGETHYIRNKVFFLIGTYCNIDGIDSYLVHVNNETCEVTAVEVGDRHSVKLADSIEDLLMNMKGIWPED
- a CDS encoding VOC family protein, which produces MIKGIHHVSLKCSKGRQYKEVLHFYSEVLGMSYRTWGDEADPDGVLFDTGNGLIEIFTNKDDEAEYGIIRHVALETDNVDSTISKVRSAGYEVFISSKDISVPFNARVAFCFGPLGEQVELIQIYK